The following are encoded together in the Thalassolituus oleivorans MIL-1 genome:
- the grpE gene encoding nucleotide exchange factor GrpE codes for MSDEQKVQDETLEQVAPEVAAETEDAADASPESTALADAQKEIAELKEQMLRTQAEMQNVRRRAELDVEKAHKFGLEKFAAEMVGVVDNLERGLAAAPEEEATKAIRDGIEMTLSGFISSLARFNVDVVNPEGETFNPEFHQAMSMIENPDLAPNTVIAVMQKGYTLHGRLLRPAMVMVSKGAAQIDEKA; via the coding sequence ATGTCAGACGAGCAAAAGGTTCAAGACGAGACCCTGGAACAGGTAGCCCCTGAGGTTGCTGCTGAAACCGAGGACGCAGCGGACGCTTCGCCTGAATCAACGGCTCTGGCGGATGCTCAGAAAGAGATAGCTGAGCTCAAAGAGCAAATGTTGCGTACCCAAGCGGAAATGCAAAACGTACGTCGCCGTGCTGAGCTTGATGTCGAAAAAGCACATAAGTTTGGTTTGGAAAAATTCGCCGCTGAGATGGTGGGCGTCGTTGATAATTTAGAGCGCGGCCTAGCTGCAGCGCCAGAAGAGGAAGCGACGAAGGCAATTCGAGATGGCATTGAAATGACCCTAAGCGGTTTTATTTCATCGCTGGCTCGCTTCAATGTTGATGTGGTTAATCCCGAAGGTGAAACCTTTAATCCTGAGTTTCATCAAGCAATGTCAATGATTGAAAATCCGGATTTGGCCCCAAATACTGTGATTGCAGTGATGCAGAAGGGCTACACATTGCACGGTCGTTTATTGCGTCCAGCGATGGTGATGGTCAGTAAGGGCGCGGCACAAATAGACGAAAAAGCTTAA
- the dapB gene encoding 4-hydroxy-tetrahydrodipicolinate reductase — protein MTRIAITGAAGRMGRVLIEAVNADEQAQVGAAIVLAGDPMAGVDVGAIAGLGSVLNVAATTDLSSVIDQFDVLIDFTSPEATMANVELCRQAGKCIVIGTTGLTEAQKAGLKEAAGDMGIVFAPNYSVGVNLCLNLLRMAASVMGDDSDIEVIEMHHRHKVDAPSGTALRMGEVVAETMGWDLNEVACYGREGQTGARPHKQIGFETIRGGDVVGDHTVMFATEGERVEITHKAQSRMTFAKGAVRAAKWIGTQPAGLYDMQDVLGF, from the coding sequence ATGACACGTATTGCTATTACCGGTGCCGCCGGACGTATGGGGCGAGTGCTGATCGAAGCAGTCAACGCCGATGAACAAGCGCAAGTAGGCGCAGCTATTGTACTAGCGGGTGATCCAATGGCAGGGGTTGATGTTGGCGCTATCGCTGGTTTGGGATCAGTGCTAAATGTTGCGGCTACTACGGATCTAAGTTCGGTGATAGACCAATTTGATGTGTTGATTGATTTCACTTCGCCGGAAGCCACTATGGCGAATGTTGAACTTTGCCGCCAAGCAGGCAAGTGCATTGTTATCGGTACAACGGGATTAACCGAAGCTCAGAAGGCTGGTTTAAAAGAAGCTGCGGGTGATATGGGCATTGTCTTTGCCCCTAACTATTCGGTTGGCGTCAATCTCTGTTTGAATCTCCTGCGTATGGCAGCCTCTGTTATGGGTGATGATAGCGACATAGAGGTGATCGAGATGCATCACCGTCACAAGGTTGATGCCCCGTCAGGTACTGCTTTGCGTATGGGAGAAGTGGTTGCAGAAACCATGGGATGGGATTTAAACGAAGTGGCTTGCTATGGGCGTGAAGGTCAAACTGGCGCGCGTCCACATAAGCAAATTGGTTTTGAAACCATTCGTGGTGGCGACGTTGTCGGTGATCATACGGTGATGTTTGCAACTGAAGGCGAGCGTGTTGAGATTACTCATAAAGCGCAAAGCCGTATGACCTTTGCTAAAGGTGCGGTACGTGCCGCTAAGTGGATTGGTACTCAGCCAGCTGGTTTATACGATATGCAGGATGTACTTGGCTTTTAA
- a CDS encoding TetR/AcrR family transcriptional regulator produces the protein MPAAVEGRRRLQPDERKKLLLNDAIEVFARRGIGRGGHTEIAQQAGVSVATVFNYFNTREALVGAVLDEVESFLLNLAERVYEDAENPVDGIKNHIQAFLRACEENSNYIKVWLEWSASVREDTWPRYIEFQTRLLEIITAQVELAIKEGLLIDGLAPIERARWAIGNAHMLVSMVFSPMGKPDGMEEMVERGFNHIIGIRES, from the coding sequence ATGCCTGCTGCTGTCGAAGGTCGTCGACGCTTACAACCAGACGAACGAAAGAAATTATTACTAAACGATGCGATTGAAGTCTTTGCTCGCCGCGGCATTGGACGTGGTGGCCATACCGAAATTGCCCAACAAGCCGGGGTATCCGTCGCAACGGTTTTTAACTACTTCAACACTCGTGAAGCACTTGTTGGTGCGGTACTCGATGAAGTTGAAAGCTTTTTATTAAACTTAGCAGAACGCGTGTACGAGGATGCAGAAAATCCAGTGGATGGCATAAAGAACCACATCCAAGCGTTTCTTAGGGCCTGCGAAGAAAACTCAAATTACATCAAAGTATGGCTAGAGTGGAGTGCTTCTGTACGAGAGGACACGTGGCCGCGCTATATCGAGTTTCAAACTCGCCTACTCGAAATCATCACAGCTCAAGTAGAGCTCGCGATTAAAGAAGGCCTACTCATTGATGGTTTAGCACCAATTGAACGTGCCAGATGGGCAATTGGCAACGCTCACATGTTGGTATCTATGGTGTTTAGCCCTATGGGCAAACCCGACGGCATGGAAGAAATGGTAGAGCGTGGATTTAACCACATCATAGGCATCCGCGAGTCATAA
- the dnaK gene encoding molecular chaperone DnaK, which yields MGRIIGIDLGTTNSCVAILDGDKPKVIENAEGDRTTPSIVAYADEEVLVGQSAKRQAVTNPHNTLFAVKRLIGRKFKDDVVQKDISMVPYKIIEADNGDAWVAVRDQKFAPPQISAEILKKMKKTAEDYLGEKVTEAVITVPAYFNDSQRQATKDAGKIAGLDVKRIINEPTAAALAYGMDKTGGDRTIAVYDLGGGTFDISIIEVADVDGEKQFEVLATNGDTFLGGEDFDLRLIEYLAAEFKKDTGIDLHNDPLALQRLKEGAEKAKVELSSSQQTDVNLPYITADASGPKHLNVKVTRAKLESLVEELVKRSMDPCAMALKDAGLSASEIDEVILVGGQTRMPMVQKAVADFFGKEPRKDVNPDEAVAVGAAIQGAVLSGDVKDVLLLDVTPLTLGIETMGGVATPVIDKNTTIPTKKSQVFSTAEDNQTAVTIHVVQGERKQAAQNKSLGRFDLADIPPAQRGMPQIEVTFDIDANGILNVSAKDKATGKVQSIVIKASSGLSDEEIEKMVADAEANAEADKKFESLVQARNTADGLIHATRKTLEEAGDKATAEEKSAIEAAITDLEAVFKGDDIAEIEAKTNALTEASASLAQKLYAEQAQAAEGAKQGDDQSAQDDDVVDAEFEEVKDK from the coding sequence ATGGGTAGAATTATCGGTATTGACCTCGGAACCACCAACTCATGTGTGGCAATCCTTGATGGCGACAAACCAAAAGTTATTGAAAACGCAGAAGGCGATCGTACCACTCCTTCCATCGTTGCGTATGCCGACGAAGAAGTTTTAGTAGGTCAATCGGCTAAGCGTCAGGCGGTTACTAACCCGCACAACACTTTATTCGCAGTTAAGCGTCTAATTGGCCGTAAATTTAAAGATGACGTTGTACAGAAAGACATCTCTATGGTGCCGTACAAAATCATTGAAGCCGATAACGGCGATGCATGGGTTGCTGTACGCGATCAAAAATTCGCACCGCCACAAATTTCGGCAGAAATTCTGAAGAAAATGAAGAAAACCGCCGAAGATTATCTTGGCGAAAAGGTAACTGAAGCGGTGATTACTGTTCCTGCTTACTTTAACGATTCACAACGTCAAGCAACTAAAGATGCGGGTAAAATCGCAGGCCTAGACGTTAAGCGTATTATCAACGAGCCAACCGCGGCTGCTTTAGCGTACGGTATGGATAAAACCGGTGGTGACCGTACTATCGCGGTTTACGACTTAGGTGGTGGTACATTCGATATTTCTATTATCGAAGTTGCTGATGTTGATGGCGAAAAGCAATTCGAAGTATTGGCGACTAACGGTGATACTTTCTTAGGTGGTGAAGATTTCGACTTACGTTTGATCGAATATTTAGCAGCCGAATTTAAGAAAGACACGGGCATTGATTTGCACAACGATCCTTTGGCCTTGCAACGTCTGAAAGAAGGTGCGGAAAAAGCCAAGGTTGAGTTGTCTTCGTCACAACAAACTGATGTGAACTTGCCATACATCACGGCTGATGCGTCAGGTCCTAAGCATTTAAATGTGAAAGTGACTCGCGCGAAATTAGAAAGCTTGGTTGAAGAGCTGGTTAAGCGCTCTATGGATCCTTGTGCCATGGCATTGAAAGATGCTGGCCTGAGTGCTTCTGAGATTGATGAAGTAATCTTGGTTGGTGGCCAGACCCGTATGCCTATGGTGCAGAAAGCGGTTGCTGATTTCTTTGGTAAAGAGCCACGTAAAGACGTAAACCCTGATGAAGCGGTTGCCGTAGGCGCAGCAATTCAAGGTGCGGTTCTTTCAGGCGACGTGAAAGACGTATTACTGTTAGACGTAACACCGCTGACTCTGGGTATTGAAACCATGGGTGGCGTTGCTACGCCAGTGATTGATAAGAACACCACGATTCCTACTAAGAAATCACAAGTGTTCTCAACCGCTGAAGATAACCAAACAGCAGTGACGATTCACGTTGTGCAGGGTGAGCGTAAGCAAGCGGCACAGAATAAGTCTCTTGGTCGTTTTGATTTGGCTGATATTCCGCCAGCACAGCGTGGTATGCCACAAATTGAAGTGACGTTCGACATTGATGCCAACGGTATCTTGAACGTAAGTGCGAAAGATAAGGCAACGGGCAAAGTTCAGTCTATCGTGATCAAGGCGTCTTCAGGTTTGAGTGATGAAGAAATCGAGAAAATGGTAGCCGATGCTGAAGCTAACGCTGAAGCGGATAAAAAGTTTGAAAGCCTAGTGCAAGCTCGTAATACAGCGGATGGTTTGATTCACGCAACTCGCAAAACTCTAGAAGAAGCTGGCGACAAAGCCACTGCTGAAGAGAAATCTGCGATTGAAGCGGCTATTACAGATCTTGAAGCTGTATTTAAAGGCGATGACATCGCTGAGATCGAAGCGAAAACCAATGCGCTAACAGAAGCCTCTGCTTCTTTGGCTCAGAAGTTGTACGCAGAACAAGCTCAAGCAGCCGAAGGCGCTAAACAAGGTGATGACCAATCAGCTCAAGATGATGATGTGGTTGATGCCGAGTTTGAAGAAGTGAAAGACAAGTAA
- the carA gene encoding glutamine-hydrolyzing carbamoyl-phosphate synthase small subunit, with translation MSTPAILALEDGSIFKGISIGAEGQSVGEVVFNTSMTGYQEILTDPSYANQMVTLTYPHIGSYGTNDEDEESSAVHAKGLIIRDLPLIASSFRSQQPLDQYLKSHNVCGISDIDTRRLTRILREKGSLSGCILVADDSHSDAGIARAIEAAKAFPGLKGMDLAKEVTVKEAYRWTQGDWTLGQGFSEQTAPKYKVVAFDYGVKRNILRLLAERGCDLTVVPAQTSAADVLAMNPDGVFLSNGPGDPEPCDYAIKAIQEILETNIPVFGICLGHQLLALASGAKTVKMGHGHHGGNHPVQDIDTGRVMITSQNHGFAVDEATLPANLVATHKSLFDGTLQGIRRTDKPAFSFQGHPEASPGPRDVAPLFDHFIELIKTAKAAQ, from the coding sequence TTGTCTACGCCAGCGATTCTAGCTCTTGAAGATGGCAGTATCTTCAAAGGCATCAGCATTGGTGCTGAAGGTCAATCTGTGGGGGAAGTGGTATTTAACACTTCCATGACCGGTTATCAGGAGATCCTTACCGATCCTTCCTATGCCAACCAGATGGTTACGTTAACCTATCCTCATATTGGTAGCTACGGCACCAATGATGAAGATGAAGAGTCATCCGCAGTCCATGCTAAAGGTTTGATTATTCGTGATTTGCCTTTGATCGCATCTAGCTTTCGCAGCCAGCAGCCGCTGGATCAATATTTGAAATCGCACAATGTGTGTGGCATTTCTGACATCGATACTCGTCGTTTAACACGCATCCTACGAGAAAAAGGGTCACTAAGTGGTTGTATCTTAGTGGCAGACGATTCGCACAGTGACGCTGGCATCGCTCGCGCCATTGAAGCCGCTAAAGCCTTCCCTGGCTTAAAAGGCATGGATCTAGCGAAAGAAGTGACGGTGAAAGAAGCTTATCGTTGGACGCAAGGCGACTGGACACTAGGCCAAGGTTTTAGTGAACAAACAGCCCCTAAGTACAAGGTTGTTGCTTTCGATTATGGTGTTAAGCGCAATATTTTACGCCTTCTAGCAGAGCGTGGCTGTGACCTAACGGTTGTACCAGCGCAAACCTCTGCAGCTGACGTGCTAGCCATGAATCCGGATGGTGTATTTCTATCTAACGGCCCTGGTGACCCAGAGCCATGTGATTACGCGATCAAAGCGATTCAAGAAATCTTAGAAACCAATATTCCTGTTTTCGGTATCTGTTTAGGTCACCAGTTGCTGGCTCTGGCATCAGGTGCGAAAACTGTAAAAATGGGTCATGGTCACCACGGTGGTAACCATCCAGTTCAAGATATTGATACTGGCCGAGTGATGATTACCAGCCAGAACCATGGTTTCGCAGTGGATGAAGCAACGTTGCCGGCGAACTTAGTAGCAACTCACAAGTCATTGTTTGACGGTACGTTGCAAGGTATTCGCCGCACTGATAAGCCAGCGTTTAGCTTCCAAGGTCACCCAGAAGCGAGCCCAGGTCCGCGTGACGTGGCGCCGCTGTTTGACCACTTCATCGAATTGATTAAAACCGCCAAAGCCGCGCAATAA
- the carB gene encoding carbamoyl-phosphate synthase large subunit, which produces MPKRTDIQSILIIGAGPIVIGQACEFDYSGAQACKALREEGYRVILVNSNPATIMTDPSMADATYIEPITVEAVTKIIEKERPDALLPTMGGQTALNCALGLEAAGVLEKFGVEMIGANADTIDKAEDRSRFDKAMKKIGLECPRAGIAHSMEEAREVQKELGFPCIIRPSFTMGGTGGGIAYNKEEFEEICTRGLDLSPTNELLIDESLIGWKEYEMEVVRDKNDNCIIICSIENFDAMGVHTGDSITVAPAQTLTDKEYQIMRDASLAVLREIGVETGGSNVQFGLNPKDGRMVVIEMNPRVSRSSALASKATGFPIAKVAAKLAIGYTLDELQNDITGGRTPASFEPSIDYVVTKIPRFTFEKFPQADGRLTTQMKSVGEVMAIGRTQQESLQKALRGLEVGATGFDPKVDLNDPVSRDKIVSELRTPGADRIWYVGDAFRAGMSVDEVYEHSFIDPWFLVQIEDLIKEETAVAQSSLQSLDAARMFKLKRKGFSDARLAALMGISEKSLRKHRQKMGIRPVYKRVDTCAAEFATDTAYMYSTYEEECESNPTDREKIIVLGGGPNRIGQGIEFDYCCVHAALAAKEEGYEAIMVNCNPETVSTDYDTSDRLYFEPVTLEDVLEIVDKEKPKGVIVQYGGQTPLKLAEELEAAGVPIIGTSPEAIDRAEDRERFQQMIQRLGLKQPVNATVTSADQAVIKAAEIGYPLVVRPSYVLGGRAMEIVNNEASLRRYMTEAVKVSNESPVLLDYFLNRAVEVDIDAICDGEQVVIGGIMQHIEQAGIHSGDSACSLPPYSLPADVQDEMRKQVAAMALELGVVGLMNTQLAWQDGEIYVIEVNPRASRTVPFVSKCIGLSLAAIAAKVMMGKSLKELGFTKEIVPPYFSVKEAVFPFNKFQGVDPILGPEMKSTGEVMGVGKTFGEAFFKAQLGASASLPNTGRVFISVRDADKAGVVEVAKGFVERGFSLICTDGTCRVLKAAGVECSRVNKVTEGRPHIVDMIKNDEIALIVNTTDGSQAIADSADIRRSALQHKVYYTTTLAGAEAVVEGLRSDGLKEVHRLQELHATIV; this is translated from the coding sequence ATGCCAAAACGTACTGACATACAAAGTATTTTGATCATCGGCGCGGGCCCGATTGTAATCGGCCAGGCGTGTGAGTTTGACTATTCTGGGGCGCAGGCTTGTAAAGCACTGCGTGAAGAGGGTTACCGTGTAATTTTGGTGAACTCTAACCCTGCAACGATTATGACCGATCCGTCGATGGCGGATGCAACCTATATCGAACCGATTACGGTTGAAGCGGTTACTAAAATCATCGAAAAAGAGCGTCCAGATGCTTTGCTACCAACAATGGGTGGCCAAACGGCGCTGAACTGCGCGCTCGGTTTAGAAGCGGCAGGCGTTCTGGAAAAATTCGGCGTTGAGATGATCGGTGCTAATGCCGATACCATCGACAAGGCCGAAGATCGTAGCCGTTTCGATAAAGCGATGAAGAAGATTGGTTTGGAATGTCCGCGTGCGGGCATTGCTCACAGCATGGAAGAAGCACGCGAAGTGCAAAAAGAGCTAGGCTTCCCATGCATCATTCGTCCGTCATTCACCATGGGTGGAACGGGCGGCGGTATTGCCTACAACAAAGAAGAGTTCGAAGAGATCTGTACTCGCGGTTTGGATTTGTCGCCAACCAATGAGCTGCTGATCGACGAATCTCTGATCGGTTGGAAAGAATATGAGATGGAAGTTGTGCGTGATAAAAACGACAACTGCATCATCATTTGTTCTATCGAAAACTTCGATGCAATGGGTGTTCACACCGGTGATTCGATCACAGTGGCTCCTGCGCAAACACTGACGGATAAAGAATACCAAATCATGCGTGATGCCTCTTTGGCAGTGCTACGCGAGATTGGTGTTGAGACCGGCGGTTCTAACGTGCAGTTTGGTTTGAATCCAAAAGATGGCCGTATGGTCGTGATTGAGATGAACCCACGTGTATCTCGCTCTTCTGCCTTGGCATCGAAAGCAACGGGTTTCCCGATTGCAAAAGTAGCCGCCAAGTTAGCGATTGGTTACACCTTAGATGAACTGCAAAACGATATTACCGGTGGTCGTACGCCAGCATCGTTTGAGCCGTCAATCGACTATGTGGTCACTAAGATCCCACGTTTTACTTTCGAAAAATTTCCACAAGCTGATGGTCGTCTAACTACTCAGATGAAATCTGTAGGCGAAGTGATGGCGATTGGTCGTACGCAGCAAGAATCTTTGCAAAAAGCGCTGCGCGGTTTAGAAGTGGGTGCGACGGGCTTTGATCCGAAAGTGGATTTAAACGATCCCGTATCGCGCGACAAAATTGTTTCTGAATTACGTACTCCTGGTGCTGATCGTATTTGGTACGTTGGTGATGCTTTCCGTGCTGGCATGAGTGTTGACGAAGTTTACGAACACTCATTTATCGACCCTTGGTTCTTAGTTCAGATTGAAGATCTGATCAAAGAAGAAACGGCCGTTGCTCAGAGCAGCTTACAGTCGTTAGATGCGGCTCGTATGTTTAAGCTGAAACGTAAAGGTTTCTCTGATGCACGCTTAGCTGCTTTGATGGGGATTTCTGAGAAATCACTGCGCAAGCATCGCCAAAAAATGGGTATTCGCCCAGTTTATAAGCGCGTAGATACTTGTGCGGCAGAATTCGCCACTGACACTGCTTACATGTACTCAACGTACGAAGAAGAGTGTGAATCGAATCCAACGGATCGCGAAAAAATCATCGTATTAGGCGGTGGTCCTAACCGTATCGGTCAAGGTATTGAATTCGACTATTGCTGTGTGCACGCAGCATTGGCAGCGAAGGAAGAAGGGTACGAAGCCATCATGGTGAACTGTAACCCTGAAACCGTATCAACCGATTACGATACCTCTGATCGTCTGTATTTTGAGCCTGTTACCTTAGAAGACGTGCTTGAAATTGTTGATAAAGAAAAACCTAAAGGCGTTATTGTTCAGTACGGTGGTCAAACGCCGCTGAAATTAGCCGAAGAATTAGAAGCTGCTGGTGTACCTATTATTGGTACTTCACCAGAGGCGATTGACCGTGCAGAAGATCGTGAACGCTTCCAGCAAATGATTCAACGCTTAGGCTTGAAGCAGCCGGTTAACGCGACGGTAACGTCGGCAGATCAAGCTGTTATAAAGGCTGCTGAGATCGGCTATCCATTGGTTGTTCGTCCGTCCTATGTATTGGGTGGCCGGGCTATGGAAATCGTTAATAACGAAGCATCGTTGCGTCGTTATATGACCGAAGCTGTGAAAGTATCCAACGAATCGCCAGTGCTGTTGGATTACTTTTTGAATCGCGCGGTGGAGGTCGATATCGACGCCATTTGCGACGGTGAACAAGTCGTTATCGGCGGTATCATGCAGCATATCGAACAAGCCGGCATTCACTCTGGTGACTCTGCGTGTTCTCTGCCTCCGTACAGTTTGCCTGCCGACGTTCAAGATGAAATGCGCAAGCAGGTAGCTGCAATGGCATTAGAATTGGGTGTAGTTGGTTTGATGAACACTCAGTTGGCTTGGCAAGATGGTGAGATTTATGTGATTGAGGTTAACCCTCGTGCATCACGTACTGTTCCGTTCGTGTCGAAGTGTATCGGTCTTTCATTGGCAGCTATCGCTGCGAAAGTCATGATGGGCAAGAGCCTGAAGGAATTGGGCTTCACCAAAGAAATCGTTCCGCCTTACTTCTCAGTAAAAGAAGCGGTGTTCCCGTTCAATAAATTCCAAGGCGTGGATCCAATTCTCGGCCCTGAAATGAAATCGACCGGTGAAGTAATGGGCGTAGGTAAAACCTTCGGCGAAGCCTTCTTTAAAGCACAGCTGGGTGCTAGCGCAAGTTTGCCGAACACTGGCCGCGTCTTTATATCGGTGCGTGATGCTGATAAAGCGGGTGTTGTTGAAGTTGCTAAAGGCTTTGTCGAACGTGGTTTCTCATTAATCTGCACCGATGGTACATGTCGTGTACTTAAGGCAGCTGGTGTCGAATGTAGCCGTGTGAATAAAGTGACCGAAGGTCGCCCACATATCGTCGACATGATTAAAAATGATGAAATTGCGTTAATTGTGAATACGACTGATGGTTCTCAAGCCATTGCAGATTCTGCGGATATTCGCCGCAGTGCACTACAACATAAGGTTTACTACACCACTACTTTGGCTGGTGCAGAGGCGGTTGTAGAAGGTCTGCGTTCTGATGGCTTGAAAGAAGTCCATCGTTTACAAGAGCTGCACGCAACCATCGTTTGA
- the dnaJ gene encoding molecular chaperone DnaJ → MSKRDYYEILGVSRDVEGKDLKKAYRKLAMKYHPDRNPDDKDADAKFKEATEAYEILGDEKKRAAYDQYGHAGVDPNAAGGGGFGGGSGNFSDIFGDVFGDIFGGGGRGGRGGPQRGSDLRYTMDLSLEEAVRGVEKKIRVPTLTACSTCDGSGAKPGTKPKVCGTCHGQGQVRMQQGFFSVQQTCPSCRGQGTMIEDPCTSCHGRGVKEETKTLSVKIPPGVDTGDRIRLSGEGEAGAMGGPAGDLYVQVSVREHELFHRDGRNLYCDVPISIVDAALGGELEVPTLDGRVKLKIPAETQSGKLFRLRGKGVVPVRGGTAGDLLCRVQVETPVNLTSEQKDLLLKFQASLNGEKGGDKHSPQKKTWFEGVKRFFEEI, encoded by the coding sequence ATGTCGAAGCGAGATTATTACGAAATATTAGGCGTCAGTCGCGACGTTGAAGGTAAAGACCTGAAAAAGGCTTACCGTAAGTTGGCCATGAAATATCATCCGGATCGTAATCCTGATGACAAAGATGCCGACGCAAAATTTAAAGAAGCTACCGAAGCTTATGAAATTTTAGGCGACGAGAAAAAGCGCGCTGCTTATGATCAATATGGTCATGCCGGTGTAGATCCAAATGCCGCTGGTGGCGGTGGTTTTGGCGGCGGTAGCGGTAACTTCAGCGATATCTTCGGTGATGTTTTCGGTGATATTTTTGGTGGCGGTGGCCGCGGAGGTCGCGGTGGCCCACAGCGTGGTTCAGATCTACGTTACACGATGGATTTATCACTAGAAGAAGCGGTTCGTGGCGTTGAGAAAAAGATTCGTGTTCCAACGTTAACGGCTTGTAGCACTTGTGATGGTAGCGGCGCTAAGCCGGGTACTAAGCCAAAAGTGTGTGGCACTTGTCATGGTCAAGGCCAAGTGCGTATGCAACAGGGCTTTTTCTCTGTTCAGCAAACTTGTCCGAGTTGCCGTGGTCAAGGCACCATGATTGAAGATCCATGTACTAGCTGTCATGGTCGTGGTGTTAAAGAAGAAACCAAAACACTGTCGGTTAAGATTCCGCCAGGTGTGGATACCGGTGATCGTATTCGTTTGTCTGGAGAGGGCGAAGCGGGTGCCATGGGCGGGCCTGCTGGCGACCTATATGTACAGGTCAGTGTGCGTGAGCATGAGTTGTTCCATCGTGATGGTCGTAACCTATACTGTGATGTCCCTATCAGCATTGTTGATGCGGCGTTGGGTGGTGAGTTAGAAGTACCAACACTTGATGGTCGAGTGAAGCTTAAGATTCCAGCCGAAACTCAAAGCGGTAAGTTGTTCCGTTTGCGTGGCAAGGGCGTTGTTCCTGTGCGTGGTGGTACGGCGGGCGATTTACTTTGCCGCGTACAGGTAGAAACGCCGGTGAATCTAACATCAGAGCAGAAAGATCTGTTGTTGAAATTCCAAGCGTCTCTTAATGGCGAAAAGGGTGGTGATAAGCACTCTCCGCAAAAGAAAACGTGGTTTGAAGGCGTGAAGCGTTTCTTTGAAGAAATCTAA